A region from the Amycolatopsis camponoti genome encodes:
- a CDS encoding dynamin family protein yields the protein MSAPTAPSLPAQVAAARDQLMTVVRDADPAAAKWVDAVRRARPKKPAVVVVGETNRGKSSLVNALLAMPGLSPVDADVATATYLVFDHADAWGAQACYPGQLASVPIDLGQLINWVSAAHELPPGQIPPRYVEVTGPVPLLERLSLVDTPGVGGLDSMHGELAKEAAAGATALLFVVDASAPFTSTELQFLRDVGERVETVVFALTKVDMFRGWREVMEADRQLLREHAPRFADSVFHPVSARMFETASKAPNEQMAAMLREKSGVAAVQTALQELLVGRSAMLGEANTLRALSSALGELKAKLQAESRALSAGEAEAEVLRERRDQLQAERRTSTRGWQLKLRGEVQRTRVEVLHESSRQMRDAQTHFRQLIDAAKRDELAALPQQVDIALQTTSQRISMLLSQRLNQVTNVSLSELFSAEELDVIRAQFARAGGPPVVLRPPDKKPPTAEDKLLVFMGISGGVGAGKVAALPLAGVAILNPVVLPATIIIGLGAGWWMARTRKHAADKQHMKQWLVEAIADARSTLDQLVAEQLIEAEQQLSMALDEALGRRIDAIEAELKEVDKTIKMGAQERAKKIAIVSKRLKEVSDGRERAEAFLTRIRALRDKTA from the coding sequence GTGAGCGCACCCACCGCGCCGAGCCTGCCCGCGCAGGTCGCGGCGGCGCGAGACCAGCTGATGACCGTCGTGCGTGACGCCGACCCGGCCGCCGCCAAGTGGGTCGACGCCGTCCGGCGGGCGCGGCCGAAGAAGCCGGCCGTCGTGGTCGTCGGCGAGACGAACCGCGGGAAGAGCTCCCTGGTCAACGCGCTGCTCGCGATGCCGGGACTGTCCCCTGTGGACGCCGATGTCGCCACCGCGACCTACCTCGTGTTCGACCACGCCGACGCGTGGGGCGCCCAGGCCTGCTACCCCGGCCAGCTCGCGTCCGTCCCGATCGACCTCGGCCAGCTGATCAACTGGGTCTCCGCCGCGCACGAGCTGCCGCCCGGCCAGATCCCGCCGCGGTACGTCGAGGTCACCGGTCCCGTGCCGCTGCTCGAACGGCTTTCGCTGGTCGACACCCCGGGGGTCGGCGGCCTCGACTCGATGCACGGCGAGCTGGCCAAGGAAGCCGCCGCGGGCGCGACCGCGCTGCTGTTCGTCGTCGACGCGTCGGCGCCGTTCACCTCCACCGAGCTGCAGTTCCTGCGCGACGTCGGCGAGCGCGTCGAGACCGTGGTGTTCGCACTGACCAAGGTGGACATGTTCCGCGGCTGGCGCGAGGTCATGGAGGCCGACCGGCAGCTGCTGCGCGAGCACGCGCCGCGCTTCGCCGACTCGGTGTTCCACCCGGTGTCGGCGCGGATGTTCGAGACCGCGTCGAAGGCGCCCAACGAGCAGATGGCCGCGATGCTGCGGGAGAAGTCCGGCGTCGCCGCGGTGCAGACGGCGCTGCAGGAGCTGCTCGTCGGCCGCTCGGCGATGCTCGGCGAAGCGAACACGCTGCGTGCCCTCTCCAGCGCACTCGGCGAGCTGAAGGCGAAACTGCAGGCCGAGAGCCGGGCGCTGTCCGCGGGCGAGGCCGAAGCCGAAGTCCTCCGCGAACGCCGTGACCAGCTGCAGGCCGAACGCCGGACGTCGACCCGCGGCTGGCAGCTGAAGCTGCGCGGCGAGGTGCAGCGCACACGCGTCGAGGTCCTGCACGAAAGCAGCAGGCAGATGCGGGACGCGCAGACCCACTTCCGCCAGCTGATCGACGCGGCGAAGCGTGACGAGCTGGCCGCGTTGCCGCAGCAGGTCGACATCGCGCTGCAGACGACGTCGCAGCGGATCTCGATGCTGCTCTCCCAACGCCTGAACCAGGTCACCAACGTCTCGCTGTCGGAGCTGTTCTCCGCCGAGGAGCTCGACGTCATCCGCGCGCAGTTCGCCCGAGCGGGCGGGCCGCCGGTGGTGCTGCGGCCGCCGGACAAGAAGCCGCCGACGGCCGAGGACAAGCTGCTCGTCTTCATGGGCATCTCCGGCGGCGTCGGCGCCGGCAAGGTGGCCGCGCTGCCGCTGGCCGGCGTCGCGATCCTCAACCCCGTCGTGCTGCCCGCGACGATCATCATCGGCCTCGGTGCCGGCTGGTGGATGGCCCGCACGCGCAAGCACGCCGCCGACAAGCAGCACATGAAGCAGTGGCTGGTCGAGGCCATCGCGGACGCCCGCTCGACGCTCGACCAGCTCGTCGCGGAGCAGCTCATCGAGGCCGAGCAGCAGCTGTCGATGGCCCTGGACGAAGCCTTGGGCCGGCGCATCGACGCGATCGAGGCCGAGCTTAAGGAAGTCGACAAGACGATCAAGATGGGCGCCCAGGAACGCGCCAAGAAGATCGCGATCGTCTCGAAGCGGCTCAAAGAGGTCAGCGACGGCCGTGAGCGGGCCGAAGCCTTCCTGACGCGGATCCGGGCACTGCGGGACAAGACGGCCTGA
- the grpE gene encoding nucleotide exchange factor GrpE: MAWFRKDGSVDPDDTPTGQIAAVSIARIVEEADAEKGTDAAATASETDVHPLQQVAVTDLERALADRHALIQMCLYALDRARSGGVVERLEEGLAAIGVQALRPDGERFDPARHEAGGAIPTEDPALDGVVAETEVTGFADHDRLLRAPIVTVYAKKTP; encoded by the coding sequence ATGGCGTGGTTTCGCAAGGACGGATCCGTCGATCCCGACGACACCCCCACCGGCCAGATCGCCGCGGTGAGCATCGCCCGGATCGTCGAAGAGGCCGACGCGGAGAAGGGAACCGACGCTGCCGCGACAGCGTCGGAAACCGATGTGCACCCCTTGCAGCAGGTCGCCGTGACCGACCTCGAGCGTGCCCTCGCCGACCGGCACGCGCTGATCCAGATGTGCCTGTACGCGCTGGACCGCGCCCGCAGCGGCGGCGTCGTCGAACGCCTCGAAGAAGGCCTCGCCGCCATCGGCGTCCAGGCCCTGCGGCCCGACGGCGAGCGGTTCGACCCGGCCCGTCACGAAGCCGGCGGCGCGATCCCCACCGAAGACCCGGCGCTCGACGGCGTCGTCGCCGAAACCGAGGTCACCGGGTTCGCCGACCACGATCGCCTGCTGCGCGCCCCGATCGTCACCGTCTACGCGAAGAAGACCCCGTGA